One region of Aeromicrobium sp. Sec7.5 genomic DNA includes:
- a CDS encoding sodium-dependent transporter, with product MASAEHSSSAAAPGQQEARRGAFSSRKVFILAAIGSAVGLGNIWRFPYVAYENGGGAFVIPYLIALLTAGLPFLFLDYAIGHKHRGSAPLSMARESRKAEPLGWWQVGICFVIAVYYAVIIAYAARYTFFSIDKAWGADPEGFFFGEFLQTSEPGVTLDFVAGVLIALLIVWAAVLLIMGLGVQKGIGATSVVFIPLLVLAFGFLVVRALFLPGAAEGLDTLFSPDWASLRDASVWAAAFGQIFFSLSIGFGIMITYASYVGRRTDMTGSGLVVGFANSGFELLAGIGVFAALGFMAQSSGVAVDEVVADGIGLAFVAFPAIISEAAGGSLIGVLFFGSLVIAGLTSLVSVLEVVVSAVRDKFDLKRVTAVLVVGVPAMVVSVLLFSTTSGLLVLDIVDYFVNQFGILLVAVVTMVVMGVGLKALPGLAAHLNRHGSVKLGRTWMLLVAVVAPLALGYVLVRAFIDTLDEPYGGYPAWMLNVFGWGTAGLVLVVALVITVTRRKAVTPEHDREGADR from the coding sequence ATGGCGAGCGCAGAACACTCCAGCAGTGCGGCCGCACCCGGCCAGCAGGAGGCCCGTCGCGGGGCGTTCTCCTCGCGCAAGGTCTTCATCCTCGCGGCCATCGGGTCGGCGGTAGGGCTGGGCAACATCTGGCGCTTCCCGTACGTCGCGTACGAGAACGGTGGCGGCGCGTTCGTCATCCCCTACCTGATCGCGCTGCTCACCGCGGGTCTGCCGTTCCTGTTCCTCGACTACGCGATCGGCCACAAGCACCGCGGCTCGGCACCGCTGTCGATGGCGCGCGAGTCGCGCAAGGCCGAGCCGCTCGGGTGGTGGCAGGTCGGCATCTGCTTCGTGATCGCCGTCTACTACGCCGTGATCATCGCCTACGCCGCCCGTTACACGTTCTTCTCGATCGACAAGGCCTGGGGCGCCGATCCCGAAGGCTTCTTCTTCGGCGAGTTCCTGCAGACCAGCGAGCCGGGCGTCACGCTCGACTTCGTCGCGGGGGTGCTGATCGCCCTTCTGATCGTGTGGGCGGCCGTGCTGCTGATCATGGGACTCGGCGTGCAGAAGGGCATCGGAGCCACGTCGGTCGTGTTCATCCCGCTGCTCGTGTTGGCATTCGGGTTCCTCGTCGTGCGCGCCCTGTTCCTGCCCGGGGCCGCCGAGGGCCTCGACACGCTGTTCAGCCCCGACTGGGCGTCGCTGCGTGACGCCTCGGTGTGGGCCGCAGCGTTCGGACAGATCTTCTTCTCGCTGTCGATCGGCTTCGGCATCATGATCACCTACGCCTCGTACGTGGGCAGGCGTACCGACATGACCGGGTCCGGCCTGGTCGTCGGGTTCGCAAACTCGGGCTTCGAGCTGCTGGCCGGCATCGGCGTCTTCGCCGCGCTCGGCTTCATGGCTCAGTCGAGCGGTGTCGCGGTCGACGAGGTCGTCGCCGACGGCATCGGTCTGGCGTTCGTCGCGTTCCCCGCGATCATCAGCGAGGCCGCGGGCGGGTCACTGATCGGCGTGCTGTTCTTCGGCTCCCTGGTGATCGCTGGACTGACCTCGCTCGTGAGCGTGCTCGAGGTCGTCGTCTCGGCGGTACGCGACAAGTTCGACCTGAAGCGGGTCACCGCAGTCCTCGTCGTGGGGGTGCCCGCGATGGTCGTGAGCGTGCTGCTGTTCTCGACCACGAGCGGTCTGCTGGTGCTCGACATCGTCGACTACTTCGTCAACCAGTTCGGCATCCTGCTGGTCGCCGTCGTCACGATGGTGGTGATGGGTGTCGGCCTGAAGGCGCTTCCTGGCCTGGCCGCGCACCTCAACCGGCACGGCTCGGTCAAGCTCGGCCGGACGTGGATGCTGCTGGTCGCGGTCGTGGCGCCGCTCGCGCTCGGCTACGTGCTGGTCCGCGCCTTCATCGACACCCTCGACGAGCCGTACGGTGGCTACCCGGCCTGGATGCTGAACGTCTTCGGCTGGGGCACGGCCGGCCTGGTGCTCGTGGTCGCGTTGGTGATCACCGTCACCCGTCGCAAAGCCGTCACGCCCGAGCACGACCGAGAGGGGGCCGACCGATGA
- a CDS encoding protein adenylyltransferase SelO, with the protein MTTNPELLPIANRFATELPELALPWQAEEALDPRVLVLNEPLAAELAIDPEMLGGDAGARLLTGSLVPAGATPVAQAYAGHQFGGYSPRLGDGRALLVGELSDPQGRLHDLHLKGSGRTPFSRGGDGRAAVGPMLREYLTSEAMHALGVPTTRSLAVVATGRQVRRERDLPGAVLARVASSHLRVGSFQYAAATGDVELVRRLADHAIARHHPVAAQAANPALALIEAVATAQGDLVARWMLIGFVHGVMNTDNMTISGETIDYGPCSFMEAFDPATVHSSIDTGGRYAYGNQPLVAEWNLARFAETLLPLIADDQDSSVELATQALGAFRSRYGATYAAGLVAKIGFASGTEEAVDLGEQLLVLLGENHVDWTSGFRALAGAARGDAEPLRGLVANLAGLDAWLARWRELLPDAELLERTNPAYVPRNHRVEEALDAATAGDLGPFGELLAAVQHPFDEHPGLERFAEPAPPDFGRYVSYCGT; encoded by the coding sequence GTGACGACGAATCCCGAACTGCTCCCGATCGCGAACCGGTTCGCGACGGAGCTGCCCGAGCTTGCCCTCCCCTGGCAGGCCGAGGAGGCCCTCGACCCTCGGGTGCTGGTGCTCAACGAGCCGCTGGCCGCGGAGCTCGCGATCGACCCGGAGATGCTGGGCGGCGACGCCGGGGCGCGTCTGCTCACCGGCAGTCTCGTGCCGGCGGGCGCCACCCCAGTCGCGCAGGCCTACGCCGGACACCAGTTCGGCGGGTACTCACCTCGCCTCGGCGATGGCCGCGCGTTGCTGGTCGGCGAGCTGAGCGACCCCCAAGGGCGACTCCACGACCTGCACCTCAAGGGCTCGGGACGCACGCCGTTCTCCCGCGGAGGCGACGGCCGGGCCGCGGTCGGGCCGATGCTGCGCGAGTACCTCACCAGCGAGGCGATGCACGCCCTCGGCGTACCGACGACGCGATCGCTGGCAGTCGTGGCCACCGGACGCCAGGTTCGTCGCGAGAGAGATCTGCCAGGCGCCGTCCTGGCCCGGGTGGCGAGCAGTCACCTGCGCGTCGGCTCCTTCCAGTACGCGGCCGCGACCGGCGACGTCGAGCTGGTGCGTCGCCTGGCCGACCACGCGATCGCGCGCCACCACCCGGTTGCGGCCCAGGCCGCGAACCCGGCGCTCGCGCTGATCGAGGCCGTGGCCACGGCCCAGGGCGACCTCGTCGCACGGTGGATGCTGATCGGTTTCGTCCACGGCGTGATGAATACCGACAACATGACGATCTCCGGCGAGACGATCGACTACGGACCGTGTTCCTTCATGGAGGCGTTCGACCCCGCCACCGTGCACAGCTCGATCGACACCGGCGGCCGCTACGCCTACGGCAACCAGCCCCTGGTCGCCGAGTGGAACCTCGCCAGGTTCGCCGAGACCCTCCTGCCGCTGATCGCCGACGACCAGGACAGCAGCGTCGAGCTCGCGACGCAGGCGCTCGGCGCGTTCCGCTCCCGCTACGGCGCCACGTACGCGGCGGGCCTGGTCGCGAAGATCGGCTTCGCGTCCGGCACCGAGGAAGCGGTCGACCTCGGCGAGCAGCTGCTGGTGCTGCTGGGCGAGAACCACGTCGACTGGACCAGCGGGTTCCGGGCGCTCGCTGGCGCCGCACGCGGTGACGCCGAGCCGCTCCGCGGACTCGTCGCCAACCTGGCTGGCCTCGACGCGTGGTTGGCGCGTTGGCGTGAGCTCCTTCCCGACGCGGAGCTGTTGGAGCGCACCAACCCCGCCTACGTCCCACGCAACCACCGGGTCGAGGAAGCGCTCGACGCCGCGACCGCGGGCGACCTCGGGCCGTTCGGCGAGCTCCTGGCGGCCGTCCAGCACCCCTTCGACGAGCATCCCGGACTGGAGCGCTTCGCCGAACCGGCCCCACCCGACTTCGGTCGGTACGTCAGCTACTGCGGCACCTGA
- a CDS encoding ABC transporter substrate-binding protein — translation MTSRARSIRATSRPALPALAVTLALVASACSGPSPDESPRAADRPWDEVVAEAQGQTVDLWMFGGDEAGNAYVDDVLTPAAAELGVTLRRVPVADTKDAMNRVLSENAAGSTDGAVDLVWVNGDNFATGQEAGAWWCDWADDLPNLQYVADDDPLVAEDFGVPVDGCEAPWHKAQFTFAYDAARVTDPPTTVAGLLDWAEQNPGRFTYPAPPDFTGSVFVRQALYALSGGADEVPTSYSDEAFDDLTPALLDRLSELAPSLWRGGTTYPRDQQALDQLFADGQVDFTMTYGPATLTDLVADGTFPSTTTVLSVEDGTVGNASFLGIPASSPDQAGAAVVANLALSPEQQAAKADPAVWGQFTVLDVGLLDAADAARFANLPDSPVVPPYEELSRNAQPELASSWVNPLDEAWRREVLGSP, via the coding sequence ATGACCTCCCGTGCCCGGTCCATCCGTGCCACGTCCCGCCCGGCCCTGCCGGCGCTGGCCGTGACCCTCGCCCTGGTGGCGTCGGCCTGCTCAGGCCCGTCGCCGGACGAGTCGCCGCGTGCCGCCGACCGCCCGTGGGACGAGGTCGTGGCCGAGGCGCAGGGGCAGACCGTCGACCTGTGGATGTTCGGCGGCGACGAGGCGGGCAACGCCTACGTCGACGACGTCCTGACGCCGGCGGCCGCCGAGCTGGGCGTGACGCTGCGCCGGGTGCCCGTGGCCGACACCAAGGACGCGATGAACCGCGTCCTGTCCGAGAACGCCGCCGGCAGCACCGACGGTGCAGTCGACCTGGTGTGGGTCAACGGCGACAACTTCGCGACCGGCCAGGAGGCCGGGGCGTGGTGGTGCGACTGGGCCGACGACCTGCCGAACCTGCAGTACGTCGCCGATGACGACCCGCTGGTGGCCGAGGACTTCGGGGTGCCCGTCGACGGCTGCGAGGCGCCCTGGCACAAGGCCCAGTTCACGTTCGCCTACGACGCCGCCCGCGTCACCGATCCGCCGACCACGGTGGCCGGACTACTGGACTGGGCCGAGCAGAACCCCGGCCGGTTCACGTACCCCGCTCCGCCGGACTTCACCGGCTCGGTCTTCGTGCGCCAGGCGCTCTACGCGCTCAGCGGCGGCGCCGACGAGGTCCCGACGAGCTACTCCGACGAGGCCTTCGACGACCTGACCCCGGCGCTCCTCGACCGGCTCAGCGAGCTGGCCCCGTCCCTGTGGCGTGGCGGCACGACCTACCCGCGGGACCAGCAGGCCCTCGACCAGCTCTTCGCCGACGGCCAGGTCGACTTCACGATGACCTACGGCCCGGCCACGCTCACCGACCTCGTCGCGGACGGCACGTTCCCGTCCACCACGACGGTGCTGAGCGTCGAGGACGGCACGGTCGGCAACGCGAGCTTCCTCGGCATCCCGGCCAGCTCCCCCGACCAGGCCGGAGCCGCCGTCGTGGCCAACCTGGCCCTCTCCCCCGAGCAGCAGGCGGCCAAGGCCGATCCGGCGGTCTGGGGCCAGTTCACGGTGCTCGACGTGGGGCTGCTCGACGCGGCCGACGCGGCACGCTTCGCGAACCTTCCCGACTCCCCCGTGGTGCCGCCGTACGAGGAGCTCTCGCGGAACGCGCAACCCGAGCTCGCGTCGTCCTGGGTGAACCCGCTCGACGAGGCCTGGCGGCGCGAGGTGCTGGGCTCACCGTGA
- a CDS encoding CDP-alcohol phosphatidyltransferase family protein: protein MHAEGGLPMFDRRLRGHLDGPLTRVAAVLDRRWITPDRLTVAGLVLGLASAGLAASQLWLWALAAWWVSRLLDGLDGPLARRRSADGQGSPAGGFLDVTADFLVYGTTVVGVAIGTVGSAADVGDWLPFAAVLLAYYVNGTAFLAFSSIAERTGHQLDDGRSLSFLGGLAEGAETIAVHSLWLIVPAFAGPIAWVWAAVVGVSAAHRVVVGHRALRRPLAGP from the coding sequence ATGCACGCCGAAGGGGGCCTGCCCATGTTCGACCGTCGCCTGCGCGGTCACCTCGACGGCCCGCTGACCCGCGTCGCCGCGGTGCTGGACCGCCGGTGGATCACGCCCGACCGCCTGACCGTGGCAGGTCTGGTGCTCGGGCTCGCCAGCGCGGGCCTGGCGGCCTCGCAGCTCTGGCTCTGGGCCCTCGCGGCGTGGTGGGTCTCGCGCCTGCTGGACGGGCTCGACGGACCGCTGGCCCGGCGGCGGTCCGCCGACGGTCAGGGCTCACCCGCGGGTGGCTTCCTCGACGTCACGGCCGACTTCCTGGTGTACGGCACCACGGTCGTCGGTGTGGCCATCGGCACTGTGGGGTCCGCCGCGGACGTCGGCGACTGGCTGCCGTTCGCCGCCGTGCTGCTGGCGTACTACGTCAACGGCACGGCGTTCCTGGCCTTCTCGTCGATCGCGGAGCGCACCGGGCACCAGCTCGACGACGGCCGGTCGCTGAGCTTCCTCGGTGGCCTCGCGGAGGGCGCCGAGACCATCGCGGTGCACTCCCTCTGGCTGATCGTGCCCGCCTTCGCCGGACCGATCGCCTGGGTCTGGGCAGCCGTGGTCGGCGTCAGCGCGGCGCACCGGGTCGTGGTGGGCCATCGTGCGCTGCGCCGGCCCCTGGCGGGTCCATGA
- a CDS encoding TVP38/TMEM64 family protein: protein MTSRASVLRLAALVLAFLAVAVGLQASGWDGPGQLRAGVESAGWAGAVVFVVGYALLVLVPTPASLLTILGGALFGVWVGALLAWAGAWLGSVGGFLAGRRLGRPAVDRLLGGRLAQADRVLRQHGLVAVVAVRLVPLFPFTPLNYAAGLVGVRARDYLLGTALGIVPGALAYAAVGASGADPLGIVLGIGGLVALAVLGGTVGRRLLARTEPADSDDPDQER from the coding sequence GTGACCTCCCGCGCCTCCGTGCTCCGCCTGGCCGCCCTCGTGCTGGCGTTCCTCGCCGTCGCGGTCGGTCTCCAAGCCAGCGGCTGGGACGGGCCCGGACAGCTCCGTGCGGGGGTCGAGTCGGCCGGCTGGGCCGGTGCCGTGGTGTTCGTCGTCGGCTACGCGCTGCTCGTGCTCGTGCCGACCCCCGCTTCGCTGCTGACGATCCTGGGCGGTGCCCTCTTCGGGGTCTGGGTGGGAGCGCTGCTCGCGTGGGCCGGTGCCTGGCTGGGGTCGGTGGGCGGGTTCCTCGCCGGACGCCGGCTCGGGCGCCCGGCGGTCGACCGCCTGCTCGGCGGACGCCTGGCGCAGGCCGATCGCGTCCTGCGCCAGCACGGCCTGGTCGCGGTCGTCGCCGTGCGGCTGGTGCCCCTCTTTCCGTTCACCCCGCTGAACTACGCCGCCGGCCTGGTGGGGGTCCGGGCGCGCGACTACCTGCTGGGCACCGCGCTGGGCATCGTGCCGGGCGCCTTGGCGTACGCCGCGGTCGGGGCCTCGGGAGCCGACCCGCTCGGCATCGTCCTGGGCATTGGCGGGCTGGTCGCCCTGGCCGTGCTGGGTGGCACGGTCGGTCGTCGGCTGCTGGCGCGGACCGAGCCCGCGGACTCCGACGACCCGGATCAGGAGCGGTAG
- a CDS encoding RNA polymerase sigma factor, translating into MSDATTSPDAERRRAFGEVIEPEIEVMLRVARSITGSAADAEDLVQESLIRAFRALDRFDGRHPRAWLLTILRNTHLNMQRRRRPIAIDDAELARAARPAFGSAGVPSAEDSFVTDELGAALQVAVDSLDPRFRSALILVDVHDLSYTDAAALLGIPPGTVMSRLSRARQKVRVALGPTFATSEREL; encoded by the coding sequence ATGAGCGACGCGACGACCTCTCCGGACGCCGAGCGACGCCGCGCCTTCGGCGAGGTCATCGAGCCCGAGATCGAGGTCATGCTCCGGGTGGCCCGCAGCATCACCGGCAGTGCCGCCGATGCCGAGGACCTCGTGCAGGAGTCCCTGATCCGCGCGTTCCGCGCCCTCGACCGGTTCGACGGGCGCCATCCCCGCGCTTGGCTGCTGACAATCCTGCGCAACACCCACCTGAACATGCAGCGGCGCCGCAGGCCGATCGCGATCGACGACGCGGAGCTGGCGCGGGCCGCACGCCCGGCGTTCGGCTCCGCGGGGGTCCCGTCGGCCGAGGACTCCTTCGTCACCGACGAGCTGGGAGCCGCGCTCCAGGTGGCCGTCGACTCGCTCGACCCGAGGTTTCGCAGCGCGTTGATCCTGGTCGACGTCCACGACCTGTCGTACACCGACGCGGCGGCCCTGCTCGGGATACCGCCCGGCACCGTCATGTCCCGGCTCAGCCGTGCCCGCCAGAAGGTCCGCGTGGCGCTCGGCCCGACCTTCGCGACCTCCGAAAGGGAACTGTGA
- a CDS encoding NAD(P)/FAD-dependent oxidoreductase, whose protein sequence is MTAETRLLLVGAGHAHLHLLRQADQLRRAGYVVTLVAPPWFDYSGAAAGVAVGARDPAVGRIDVARLAQGGVEHRPTRVTRLDADTRAATCADGEQISWDVVSLNIGSVAATPPGLSVHPDVVRVKPLDDLHRLREHVATHHGGAGLRVSVVGAGPSGIELAAQLALVPHVARVTVLESGASLGAFLPTGAASRLARLLDHRGVVVRCGVDLVEVGASRAVLRDGTEIVHDVAVLATGLAPPPLATAAPWGGPGGLPVEATLQHRDHADVYAAGDCVDFLPGRLARIGVHGVRQGPVLLEALLARSAGGPAPVYTPPSTSLSILDLGGGTALAVRGGRWWFGRASLLLKRAIDRRWLARYRS, encoded by the coding sequence GTGACCGCTGAGACCCGGCTGCTGCTCGTGGGGGCGGGCCACGCCCACCTGCACCTCCTGCGGCAAGCCGACCAGCTGCGCCGGGCCGGCTACGTCGTGACGCTCGTGGCCCCGCCGTGGTTCGACTACAGCGGAGCGGCGGCCGGTGTCGCCGTGGGCGCCCGTGACCCTGCGGTGGGCCGGATCGACGTCGCCCGCCTGGCGCAGGGAGGGGTCGAGCACCGGCCCACGCGGGTGACCCGGCTCGACGCCGACACCCGGGCCGCGACCTGTGCGGACGGTGAGCAGATCAGCTGGGACGTCGTGTCGCTCAACATCGGCAGCGTCGCCGCGACGCCCCCGGGGCTGTCGGTGCACCCCGACGTCGTGCGGGTCAAGCCGCTCGACGACCTGCACCGGCTGCGTGAGCACGTGGCGACGCACCACGGCGGCGCCGGGCTGCGCGTCAGCGTCGTCGGTGCCGGTCCGAGCGGGATCGAGCTCGCCGCCCAGCTCGCGCTCGTGCCGCACGTGGCCCGGGTGACCGTGCTGGAGTCCGGCGCGTCCCTCGGCGCGTTCCTCCCGACCGGAGCGGCCTCACGCCTCGCCCGGCTGCTGGACCACCGCGGCGTGGTGGTGCGCTGCGGGGTCGACCTCGTGGAGGTCGGGGCGTCGAGGGCAGTGCTGCGCGACGGCACCGAGATCGTGCACGACGTGGCCGTGCTCGCGACCGGCTTGGCGCCGCCGCCGCTCGCGACCGCGGCACCCTGGGGCGGCCCCGGAGGCCTCCCGGTGGAGGCGACCCTCCAGCACCGCGACCACGCCGACGTCTACGCCGCGGGCGACTGCGTCGACTTCCTGCCCGGGCGCCTTGCCCGCATCGGGGTGCACGGCGTGCGACAGGGGCCGGTCCTGCTGGAGGCACTGCTCGCGCGGAGCGCGGGAGGGCCAGCACCGGTCTACACGCCACCGTCGACGTCGCTGTCGATCCTCGACCTCGGTGGCGGCACGGCACTGGCGGTGCGTGGTGGCCGCTGGTGGTTCGGGCGCGCCAGTCTGCTGCTCAAGCGCGCCATCGACCGTCGCTGGTTGGCGCGCTACCGCTCCTGA
- a CDS encoding dihydrolipoyl dehydrogenase family protein has translation MRSPRPWDLVVLGGGTAGIVAAKTAARLGSRTLLVEDHRTGGDCLWTGCVPSKALLAAAGVAASARSAHRFGVVTGDVQVDFARTMEHVHAAIATIAPIDSPEALTAAGVTVRAGRGRFVDQGVLEIDGDPVRFRQAVVATGAAPTRPGVPGLEDVDALTSDDVWELREAPRRLAILGGGSIGCELGQAMARLGVDVTVVESASRVLPQEDADASAVVGRALTADGVTLRVGRTATSVTGSDDGRAGTLHLDDGSTVAFDRLLLAVGRTPRTRDIGLDRIGVEVDDRGFVVVDDRLRTTNPRVWAAGDLTGHPQFTHTAGVHGSLAASNAALGVPRRVDTAVVPRVTFTQPEVAAVGVDTGRTQRGLRQLTQQHDDVDRAVVEAETDGFTRVVVDRKRRIVGATVVGPRAGETLGELAIAVQQGLRTRDLASVMHAYPTWNDGPWNAAVADVRTQLEAPVTRRILRLLVRVRRALLARRDR, from the coding sequence GTGAGATCGCCACGACCCTGGGACCTCGTGGTGCTGGGCGGGGGCACCGCGGGCATCGTGGCCGCGAAGACGGCGGCGCGCCTCGGCTCCCGCACCCTCCTCGTCGAGGACCACCGCACGGGCGGCGACTGCCTGTGGACCGGGTGCGTGCCCTCCAAGGCGCTCCTGGCCGCCGCCGGCGTCGCCGCCTCGGCCCGTTCGGCGCACCGGTTCGGCGTGGTCACCGGCGACGTGCAGGTCGACTTCGCCCGCACGATGGAGCACGTGCACGCGGCGATCGCCACGATCGCGCCGATCGACTCCCCCGAGGCGCTGACCGCCGCAGGCGTCACGGTGCGGGCGGGGCGTGGCCGGTTCGTTGACCAGGGCGTGCTCGAGATCGACGGCGACCCGGTCCGGTTCCGGCAGGCGGTGGTCGCCACCGGCGCCGCGCCGACGCGCCCCGGTGTCCCCGGTCTCGAGGACGTCGACGCCCTGACCAGCGACGACGTCTGGGAGCTCCGGGAGGCACCCCGCCGGCTGGCCATCCTCGGCGGCGGCAGCATCGGCTGCGAGCTCGGCCAGGCGATGGCCCGCCTCGGGGTCGACGTGACGGTCGTCGAGTCGGCGTCGCGGGTCCTTCCCCAGGAGGACGCCGACGCCTCGGCCGTCGTGGGCCGTGCCCTGACGGCCGACGGCGTCACCCTCCGTGTCGGCCGCACGGCCACGTCCGTCACGGGGTCCGACGACGGCCGCGCCGGCACGCTGCACCTCGACGACGGCAGCACCGTCGCCTTCGACCGCCTGCTCCTGGCCGTGGGGCGCACCCCGCGGACCCGGGACATCGGCCTGGACCGGATCGGCGTCGAGGTCGACGACCGCGGATTCGTCGTGGTCGACGACCGGCTCCGCACGACCAACCCCCGGGTGTGGGCCGCTGGCGACCTGACCGGGCACCCCCAGTTCACGCACACCGCCGGGGTCCACGGCAGTCTCGCCGCCAGCAACGCGGCGCTCGGCGTGCCGCGACGCGTCGACACCGCCGTGGTCCCCCGCGTCACCTTCACCCAGCCGGAGGTCGCGGCCGTCGGCGTCGACACGGGCCGCACCCAGCGCGGCCTGCGCCAGCTCACGCAGCAGCACGACGACGTCGACCGCGCGGTCGTCGAGGCCGAGACGGACGGGTTCACTCGCGTGGTCGTCGACCGCAAGAGGCGCATCGTCGGCGCCACCGTGGTCGGTCCGCGCGCCGGCGAGACCCTGGGCGAGCTGGCGATCGCCGTGCAGCAGGGTCTGCGCACGCGTGACCTCGCGAGCGTGATGCACGCCTACCCGACCTGGAACGACGGTCCGTGGAACGCCGCGGTCGCGGACGTGCGGACGCAGCTCGAGGCACCCGTGACCCGGCGGATCCTGCGCCTGCTGGTCCGCGTCCGTCGCGCCCTCCTGGCCCGCCGTGACCGCTGA
- a CDS encoding zf-HC2 domain-containing protein: MLRQVITCHWTARRIHRYLDADPAAPLTPSEISRLEEHVATCERCSEVLRQHRLLSRALAGWSGHHVVDRASTDRLRSVLDDLVEGRLP; encoded by the coding sequence ATGCTGCGACAGGTGATCACCTGTCACTGGACCGCACGACGGATCCACCGCTACCTGGACGCCGACCCCGCCGCGCCACTGACCCCGAGCGAGATCAGCCGGCTCGAGGAGCACGTGGCCACGTGCGAGCGCTGCAGCGAGGTGCTGCGCCAGCACCGCCTGCTGAGCCGGGCGCTGGCGGGATGGTCGGGGCACCACGTGGTCGACCGCGCCTCCACCGACCGGCTGCGGTCGGTGCTCGACGATCTCGTCGAAGGACGGTTGCCGTGA
- a CDS encoding ABC transporter permease codes for MRTPSTFKTLPVVGRATIAVVVAVWLLLPLLPVLVWATADRWSFPDVLPSAWGVQGWRGAADAGLLSALARSLGLGLAVAAVATPLGVMLGRVLGWRLGRHPRVLVTVLLVPLVLPPFAVSMGLDVLMIRLGLPEPVSVVLLLATLALPYTAYTSAVGFSRTSPDLAAQARALGATARQARARVVLPAIRGPIVVAALLAFLVGWSDYVVTLLVGGGQLITAPVLLGSAAAGSGNDAIVAAMAVATLVPPVLLVTLASRARMAP; via the coding sequence GTGAGGACCCCGTCGACCTTCAAGACCCTGCCGGTCGTGGGGCGCGCCACCATCGCGGTCGTCGTGGCCGTGTGGCTCCTGCTCCCCCTGCTGCCGGTGCTGGTGTGGGCCACCGCGGACCGGTGGAGCTTCCCGGACGTGCTCCCGAGCGCGTGGGGCGTGCAGGGGTGGCGCGGCGCCGCCGACGCGGGGCTGCTCTCGGCGCTCGCGCGTTCGCTGGGCCTGGGCCTGGCGGTCGCCGCCGTCGCCACGCCGCTCGGCGTCATGCTGGGGCGCGTGCTGGGCTGGCGGCTCGGCCGGCACCCCCGGGTGCTGGTGACGGTCCTCCTGGTGCCGCTCGTCCTTCCGCCGTTCGCGGTGTCGATGGGGCTCGACGTGCTCATGATCCGGCTCGGTCTGCCGGAGCCGGTGTCCGTGGTGTTGCTCCTGGCGACGCTGGCCCTGCCCTACACCGCGTACACGAGCGCGGTTGGCTTCTCCCGCACCTCGCCCGACCTCGCCGCGCAGGCCCGCGCCCTCGGGGCCACGGCACGCCAGGCCAGGGCCCGGGTCGTGCTGCCCGCGATCCGCGGACCGATCGTCGTGGCGGCGCTCCTGGCCTTCCTCGTCGGCTGGAGCGACTACGTCGTCACCCTGCTCGTTGGCGGCGGTCAGCTCATCACGGCGCCGGTGCTGCTCGGCTCGGCCGCGGCCGGCTCGGGCAACGACGCGATCGTGGCGGCGATGGCCGTGGCCACCCTGGTTCCGCCGGTGCTGCTCGTGACACTGGCGTCACGCGCGAGGATGGCCCCATGA
- a CDS encoding methionine/alanine import family NSS transporter small subunit, which translates to MSADAIVMMVVAMLILWGGLVTAIISLNRRPDADADAEDDPHFDTYRRDL; encoded by the coding sequence ATGAGCGCTGACGCGATCGTCATGATGGTCGTCGCGATGCTGATCCTCTGGGGAGGGCTGGTCACCGCGATCATCAGCCTGAACCGCCGGCCCGACGCCGACGCCGACGCCGAGGACGATCCCCACTTCGACACCTACCGTCGCGATCTCTGA
- a CDS encoding DUF1330 domain-containing protein gives MAVDPTGSDLKRYLAEDEGGEVVMLNLLRFKPEGRDSYAAYSRAIAPFVAKVGGSVVYAGECGTALVPAAGSGWDAVLLVRYPSRSAFSQMVADPDYQQITHLRTEALEEAVLQATSDWG, from the coding sequence ATGGCCGTCGACCCCACCGGATCGGACCTCAAGCGCTACCTGGCCGAGGACGAGGGAGGCGAGGTCGTGATGCTGAACTTGCTGCGATTCAAGCCCGAGGGACGTGACTCGTACGCTGCCTACTCCCGCGCGATCGCGCCGTTCGTGGCCAAGGTGGGCGGCTCGGTCGTGTACGCGGGGGAGTGCGGCACCGCGTTGGTGCCGGCCGCCGGCAGCGGCTGGGACGCCGTGCTCCTGGTGCGTTACCCGTCCCGCTCGGCGTTCTCACAGATGGTGGCCGACCCCGACTACCAGCAGATCACGCACCTGCGCACCGAGGCGTTGGAGGAAGCCGTCCTGCAGGCCACGTCTGACTGGGGCTGA